The window TCCAATCATCTCTTTTACTGTTGTTCCTCTTTGATGAGCTAGCACACTTGCAAGACGTAATTTTGCAAGCGCATTTAACGTTGCTTTTGCAACGTTCTGACGGTTGGAAGAACCTAAAGATTTAGCAAGAATATCCTTAATGCCAATCGCTTCCATAATCGCACGCATAGCGCCACCAGCAATAACGCCAGTACCCTTAGCTGCGGCTCTAATCATTACTTTGCTTGCGCCATGTTGGCCCAAAACATCGTAAGGGATTGTAGTGCCACGCAAAGGAATAGTAATTAAATGTTTACGAGCCTTATTAGTCGCTTTAGCAATAGCTAAAGAAACTTCGCGGCTTTTTCCAATTGCAATACCAACTTGACCTTCTTTGTCACCAGATACAACAAGGGCTGAAAATGAGAACCGTTTACCACCTTTAGTTACTTTGGTAACACGATTAACACTCACCACTGTATCGATGAAATTGTTGTCTTTCCTCTCTGCCATTTCAGTAATCCTGTCTTAGATTATGTATCTTACTAAACTTTTAATCCGCCTTCACGCAAACCATCAGAGAGTTCTTGAACTCTTCCATGATACAGGTATCTACCTCTATCAAATATGACAGTGCTAATTCCTTGATCTTTTGCACGTTTTGCAAGCTCAAGACCAACTGAACGCGCAATTTCTTTTTTGCTACCAGTTGCATCAAGCTCTAATGATGAACAACTTGCAACAGTCTTGCCTAAAGTCATGTCAACGATTTGAGCATAAATATGCTTTAAACTTCTAAATACTGAAACCTTTGGTACCAAAATATTTTGCTTCAAGGTACTTCTAACACGAAGCACTCTACGCTTTATTCTTGCTTTTTGTTTTTTCTCAAAACTCACAGTCTATACCTCACTAAAAAATCATAACAATCATTGCAATTATGCAGACTTAGTCTTACCAGCTTTACGAGCAATTACCTCGTTTGCTAGCTTAACGCCAGTGCCCTTATATGGCTCAGGTGGTCGCAGTGCTCTCACCTTGCTGCATACATGCCCAACCAAAAACTTATCAGATGATCTGAAAATAAGTTTTTGACCGGTTTTATCAACTTCCAACGTCACTTCTTTTGGCAACTCAAAATCAATTTTATGGCTAAACCCTAGAGTAAAGACAACATTTTGACCTGATACTGCAGCCTTGAAGCCTAATCCATTAATACGCATCTCTTTTTCAAAAGGAACATCTGAACCTTTGATTTTATTAAAAAGTAGCGCTCTGTTAAGTCCCCAAACACGGTTGACTTCACGTTGCGCTGTATGCGCACCTTTGACATCTTGAGCAGCAGTAATAACAAGTTTTTTACCATTTAACTCTGCAACTAGTTCAACTGGCAACACATGTACGCCAGAAACTTTTTTGCCGACATAATGTATTTCTTGTCCTTTTACTTCTACCTTGACATCGCCAATATCTATAGGTTTTCTACCAATCTTAGACATACTAAATACCTCTTACCAGACAGTACAAATAACTTCGCCGCCAACACTCAATGATTCTGCCGTCTTATGAGATATAACTCCCTTACTTGTTGTAAGGATAGAAAGACCTAATCCACTAATAACCGGCTTAATGGTGCTTGCACCAGTATAAAAACGGCGGCTAGGCTTACTGATACGTGTAATTTCATGAATAACTGATTCACCATCAACATATTTGAATAATACTTTTATTGATTTTTTACCAGCTTCATCAGTTTCGACAACAAAATCACGAATAAAACCTTCTTCTTTTAAAATTTGCGCAATTGCATCACGCATTTTTGCATAAGGCGCAAGAACAAAAGGCTTAGAAACTAACAATCCGTTTCTAATAATCGTTAAAAAATTTCCAATAGAGTCTATTGACATTATAGTCCTTCCATTATAAAAATTTTACCAGCTGGTCTTCTTAACACCAGGAAGTAATCCTTCTAAAGCATTTTTTCTAAAACAAATACGACACATCATAAACAATCCCATGTAAGCTCTTGGTCGTCCACAAAGCTTACAACGATTCTTTTGTCTAACCGCAAACTTGGGAACCTTATTTGCTTTTACAATTAATGACTTTTTTGCCATTGTATTCCTCAGCTAACTAACATTTATGCTTTACGAAACGGCATTCCAAAACTCTTCAGCAACTCATAACCTTGTTGATCATTTTTCGCTGTGGTTTGAATAGTAATGTTCATACCATAGAGCTTATCAGTTACTTCATAATCAATTTCTGGAAAGATAATCCACTCTTTAACACCTAAATTATAAGAGCCTCGACCATCAAATTTCGATGGAACCCCTTGAAAATCACGTACTTTAGGTAAAGCTAAAGATATAAGCTTATCCAAAAATTCATACATTCTTTTTTTTCTTAAAGTAACCTTAACACCTATAGGCATGCCTTCACGTAGCTTAAAGCCCGCTATAGATTTCTTTGCCAATGTTTTTACTGGAGCTTGCCCAGCAATTTTAGCAACAACCGTCATCACTTTTTGCAAAACTTTATTATCCGCAACAGCATCTCTGACGCCAACATTAAGAACAATTTTGCTAACTTTAGGAATTTCCATACAGTTGCTCAAACCAAGCGTTTGCTGTAGCTGAGAACGGAGTTCCTTGTTATACAATTCTTCAAGCCGCGCTTTTTCCATTCTTATCCTTAACCAAAACCTGCTAACTTAAAATATTTCTTTACAATTATTGCACGTGCGAACTCTCTTGCCGTCTTCTAAAACCTTAGTATTAACACGACAAGCATTTTTACATGAGCTACACACTGGCATAACATTAGATAAAGCTATGAAACTTTCTTCTTTTTTAATACTAGAAGCTTCCCCTTGTTTACGCGCCTTAACGTGTCGCGTAACAATAGCGATATCCTTCACCATTACTTTGTCATGTTTAAAGGACAATGCAATGACAGTACCGGTTTTATCTTTATCTTTTCCTGCCAAGACCATTACTCTGTCATTTTTTTTAACACGCGCTACCATAATATCCTCTTACAAAACTTCCGGTGCTAAAGAAACTAATTTGACATATCCCTTTGCTCGCAATTCACGAGCGATAGGACCAAAAATACGTGAGCCAATCAACTCATCATCTTTAATGATCACAGCAGCATTATCGCCAAAGCGAATATAACTACCATCATCACGACGATAAGCTTTTTTTGTTCTCACTATTACAGCAGTTACAATATCACCTTTTTTTACCATGCCCCCTGGAATTGCTTTCTTGACAGCGCATATAATCTTATCACCGAGATAAGCAAATCTTTTACGCGTACTGCCAATAATATGAAAGCATTGTATCTCTTTAGCGCCAGAATTATCGGCTACCTCTAAATAGGATTCTTTTTGGATCATAACAGTTTACCTTCTACTGATTAACGGCACGTGCCTGCACAACACGGGCTAGGTACATATACTTAGTTTTAGAAACTGGACGACCTTCATAAAATTCAACGATATCACCAACATTGGCTTGCCCATTTTCATCATGAACTTTATATTTTTTAACTTTATGCATCGTTTTGTGAAAAACAGGATGCGTATAGGTCCTCACTATTTCAACAACAATGGTTTTATCCATTTTGTCTGATAAGACCTCACCTACAAACACCCGTTTCTGTGTTTGTTCTTTTTTTTCCATATGTACCATAACCTTTACGCCTTACTTAATAATCGCTATTTATTGCTACGCTTGACGTAAATACGTCGAAACTTGAGCAATGTTTTTTCTAATTTTTTTAAATTGAGAATAATCTTTAACATGCGCAGTAGAAGCATTCAATCGCAACCCAAAAAGATCTCGTCTGAATGCATCAAGCTTCTCCTGAAGCTCTTGAGCATTGAGTTGTTTCATTTCTTCTTTGACCTTAGTCATTTTCATAAAAAGCTACCATTGTTAAAATTGCACTTCTTGATCTTTTTTAATAATCTTCGTTTTCATAGGAAGCTTATATGCAGCAGAACGTAACACTTTACGTGCATCCACTTCACTTAATCCAGCGACTTCACAAACAACTCTACCACGCTTAACTACTGATACCCATAGCTCTGGATTACCCTTACCTTTACCCATACGAGTTTCGGCTGGTTTTTTTGTAACAGGTTTATCCGGGAAAACACGTAAAAAGAACGTGCCAACTTTTTTTAAACTACGAGAAACAGTAACCCGCATCGCTTCGATTTGTTGAGCGGTCAACCGAGATGGCTCCATCGCTTGGAGACCGTATTCACCAAAATGAATAGTACGAGCACCTTTGGATCTACCCCGAAGGTTACCTTTTTGAACTTTTCTATATTTTGTCTTTTTCGGCATCAACATAATTTTATTCTTTCATGCAATAGTTAGATTTGTTGGTATTCGCCCCTGCAAATCCAAACCTTGATTCCTATTTTGCCATATGTCGTGTACGCTTCTGCAAGACCATAATCAATGTCAGCTCGCAAGGTATGTAAAGGTACAGAACCAACACGAGTCCATTCGGTTCGAGCTATTTCCGCGCCATTCAAACGACCAGCACAACAAATTTTAATCCCTTTTGCGCCAGCTTTCATTGCAGAAAGAGCAGCTTTTTTCATAGCCTTTTTATAGCTGCCTCTTTTTTCCAATTGGTCAGCAATGTTTTTGGCAACGATTATAGCGTCTAATTCAGGGGTCTTGATTTCTTGTACTGAAATTTCCACATTGCTCTTTTTGATCTTAGCAATGAGTTGATTACGCAAGAAATCTATTTCTTGACCTCTTTTACCTATAACAGCACCAGGACGAGCAGAGTGAACAACAATGCGCACATTGTCGCCAGCTTTTTCAATCTCAATACGAGAGATTTCTGCCTTTTCTAAAGAAGTATCTAGAAATCTTCTGATTTCCAAATCTTCTAACGCTTGCTTGCCGTATGAATTTCGTGCAAACCAACGCGCGTCCCAATCACGATAAACACCTAATCTAAATCCAATTGGATGAACTTTTTGACCCACCGTTATGCCTCTTTCTTATTAGCAACAGGTTCAACAATAACACTCATGTGACTCAACCGTTTTCTTTGAATATTAGCACGACCCATGGCGCCTGGCTTAAAATAACGAATTATAGGCCCCTGATCAATGCGAATTTCCTTAACAGTAAGTTGAGCCGCTTCAACTTTTCCTAATTGTAACGCATTAGCTGCAGCTGACTTTAAAACCTTATGAATAGGCTCTACCTTCTTCAAAGCACAGGTAGCAAGCCAATTCAAGGCGTACTGAACATTCTTCCCGCGTATCACATCGGCAATTGGCCTCAATTTATACGGAGAGATACGAATGTATCTAGCTATAGCCACATATTTTTTTTCTTCTTGCATGTACTTAAAACCTCAAGTTATAACTCAAGAATGCATCCCAAAATTGATGTAATCATTTAAATTTTACATCAAATACTGCAACGTGGCAACCTTGACTAACATATTTATCAACTATTATTCATCTTTTGAAGATGCAGAAGCTCCAGTTTGTCTTTGACCACTGTGAAGTCTAAATGTTCTGGTAGGAGAAAACTCACCCAAACGGTGTCCAACCATATTTTCAGTTATAAAGACAGAGACAAACTTTTTACCATTATGCACTGCAAAGGTTAGGCCAACAAATTCTGGCGTAACCATACTTCTACGTGACCATGTTTTAATGGCCTCGCGCTTACTACTATCCTTAACCTTATTTACCTTATCCAGCAATGATGGCTGTACATAAGGTCCTTTTTTTGCCGATCTTGTCATACGTCATGTACCTCATTCAACAATGAACAACTTATCTATTTTTTGCGGCGTTTCAGGATTAATGGATTTACACGAACTCGTGTTCTTGTACCCTTACATCCTTTACCCCATGGCGTCATCGGGTGAGAACCAGATTTTGAACGACCTTCACCACCACCATGTGGGTGATCAACAGGGTTCATAGCCATACCACGAACGTGAGGTCTAAACCCACGGTGACGTGTGCGACCAGCTTTACCCCAGCTGATGTTTTTATAGTCAGCATTACCAA is drawn from Candidatus Dependentiae bacterium and contains these coding sequences:
- the rplV gene encoding 50S ribosomal protein L22, which codes for MQEEKKYVAIARYIRISPYKLRPIADVIRGKNVQYALNWLATCALKKVEPIHKVLKSAAANALQLGKVEAAQLTVKEIRIDQGPIIRYFKPGAMGRANIQRKRLSHMSVIVEPVANKKEA
- the rplP gene encoding 50S ribosomal protein L16; the protein is MLMPKKTKYRKVQKGNLRGRSKGARTIHFGEYGLQAMEPSRLTAQQIEAMRVTVSRSLKKVGTFFLRVFPDKPVTKKPAETRMGKGKGNPELWVSVVKRGRVVCEVAGLSEVDARKVLRSAAYKLPMKTKIIKKDQEVQF
- the rplX gene encoding 50S ribosomal protein L24 translates to MVARVKKNDRVMVLAGKDKDKTGTVIALSFKHDKVMVKDIAIVTRHVKARKQGEASSIKKEESFIALSNVMPVCSSCKNACRVNTKVLEDGKRVRTCNNCKEIF
- the rpmC gene encoding 50S ribosomal protein L29 — protein: MKMTKVKEEMKQLNAQELQEKLDAFRRDLFGLRLNASTAHVKDYSQFKKIRKNIAQVSTYLRQA
- the rpsS gene encoding 30S ribosomal protein S19; its protein translation is MTRSAKKGPYVQPSLLDKVNKVKDSSKREAIKTWSRRSMVTPEFVGLTFAVHNGKKFVSVFITENMVGHRLGEFSPTRTFRLHSGQRQTGASASSKDE
- a CDS encoding type Z 30S ribosomal protein S14; translated protein: MAKKSLIVKANKVPKFAVRQKNRCKLCGRPRAYMGLFMMCRICFRKNALEGLLPGVKKTSW
- the rplR gene encoding 50S ribosomal protein L18, with protein sequence MSFEKKQKARIKRRVLRVRSTLKQNILVPKVSVFRSLKHIYAQIVDMTLGKTVASCSSLELDATGSKKEIARSVGLELAKRAKDQGISTVIFDRGRYLYHGRVQELSDGLREGGLKV
- the rplE gene encoding 50S ribosomal protein L5 produces the protein MEKARLEELYNKELRSQLQQTLGLSNCMEIPKVSKIVLNVGVRDAVADNKVLQKVMTVVAKIAGQAPVKTLAKKSIAGFKLREGMPIGVKVTLRKKRMYEFLDKLISLALPKVRDFQGVPSKFDGRGSYNLGVKEWIIFPEIDYEVTDKLYGMNITIQTTAKNDQQGYELLKSFGMPFRKA
- the rpsE gene encoding 30S ribosomal protein S5, whose translation is MAERKDNNFIDTVVSVNRVTKVTKGGKRFSFSALVVSGDKEGQVGIAIGKSREVSLAIAKATNKARKHLITIPLRGTTIPYDVLGQHGASKVMIRAAAKGTGVIAGGAMRAIMEAIGIKDILAKSLGSSNRQNVAKATLNALAKLRLASVLAHQRGTTVKEMIGSKNVAA
- the rpsH gene encoding 30S ribosomal protein S8 — translated: MSIDSIGNFLTIIRNGLLVSKPFVLAPYAKMRDAIAQILKEEGFIRDFVVETDEAGKKSIKVLFKYVDGESVIHEITRISKPSRRFYTGASTIKPVISGLGLSILTTSKGVISHKTAESLSVGGEVICTVW
- the rplF gene encoding 50S ribosomal protein L6, coding for MSKIGRKPIDIGDVKVEVKGQEIHYVGKKVSGVHVLPVELVAELNGKKLVITAAQDVKGAHTAQREVNRVWGLNRALLFNKIKGSDVPFEKEMRINGLGFKAAVSGQNVVFTLGFSHKIDFELPKEVTLEVDKTGQKLIFRSSDKFLVGHVCSKVRALRPPEPYKGTGVKLANEVIARKAGKTKSA
- the rpsC gene encoding 30S ribosomal protein S3; protein product: MGQKVHPIGFRLGVYRDWDARWFARNSYGKQALEDLEIRRFLDTSLEKAEISRIEIEKAGDNVRIVVHSARPGAVIGKRGQEIDFLRNQLIAKIKKSNVEISVQEIKTPELDAIIVAKNIADQLEKRGSYKKAMKKAALSAMKAGAKGIKICCAGRLNGAEIARTEWTRVGSVPLHTLRADIDYGLAEAYTTYGKIGIKVWICRGEYQQI
- the rplN gene encoding 50S ribosomal protein L14 — translated: MIQKESYLEVADNSGAKEIQCFHIIGSTRKRFAYLGDKIICAVKKAIPGGMVKKGDIVTAVIVRTKKAYRRDDGSYIRFGDNAAVIIKDDELIGSRIFGPIARELRAKGYVKLVSLAPEVL
- the rpsQ gene encoding 30S ribosomal protein S17, which codes for MEKKEQTQKRVFVGEVLSDKMDKTIVVEIVRTYTHPVFHKTMHKVKKYKVHDENGQANVGDIVEFYEGRPVSKTKYMYLARVVQARAVNQ